From Populus alba chromosome 16, ASM523922v2, whole genome shotgun sequence:
TTACATCGGAAACTATTTCCCTAGTatcaaaaagaaggagaaaatctAGCTACGTTTTTTTAACTTCCAAAAATGCCCTATAAATCATTCATCTGCTTTTGGGCCAATGACAGATTATTAGTCCATTTCATGAGCCAAGATTGAGGCTTTTAGTCCATCATCAATCACAAGTTGTGATTACCtcgaaaatcaaataattaatgaaaatcgAAAGTCTCATTAATCTTTTCAGGcctaaaaagcaaataaataaaaaatctcagaAAAACAACCTCGGGTCGAACACTGGCTTTCACATTTTAGAATACTCCCATTACCTATGATATAAAAgacctaaaaaattaatcttaaaataaggatttcggcaaaaaaaaaaaaaaaaaaatcgttggTGTAAAATCAGAGCACTAAATTGTTGTTCTACCAGTTATTAAACATATGTATAGCATAATTATAGACTTAAAATTGCTTTATCATGTTTGAAGTTATCAAACAAATGTAAAAGGTTTCTTGGTtggttttgaaattgattttagcTAGATAAGAGATTTGGTTCCCTTTATTGGACAATTTAActataattatctttttaattatatagctttattattttgttgctTCTAGTAATCTTACATGGCTCACAATGacatgagaaaaaaatgataaacaaatTTACCATCAATGAGAGTAAGGAAACTAGTTGTTGTCGACACACGCAACTAAAGTAGTCCAGCTAgcgataataaataattttaaatagtcATGTGTGAGTCTActacaactaaataaaaatttgctCCAAATAAATTACATGGATgacgtaatatatatataaaaactagtgGGATAAGAGACTAGGCTTAAGAAATGATCTGGTTATGTCAGACCAGAATAACAGCTCATAAGAGTCCTGATTTTTAATTCAACCATTATATTGCattcaaatttttacaaaagcTTACGGAGGTTATTTTCCTTAAAGTCGCATGGAATTGCTACGCCGACCATCAgatctttaaattttgaaaatctaGCACCGAGTCTTTATTTTTggctatttttattatttttcttgttatttttttatttcatgttaatttttggattttatatttctttcctttgtaatttcatattttaattgttttctagtTGAGGTAGagctttttacttatttaaatGTAAACCTCCtcagattttattattgttaatttagaaaaaataaaattcatatttgtAGTCGCTCATTAaaattcttggttttttttttttttaatctgttaTTATCTTTATCTTACGCATGCATCAGTAACTCTCCAGTCACATATTATAGCAGCACGAattatattaagatttttttcatctaaaattcGTACTATAGACTAATAGTGTACACAAATATTCAACATACTATATGTTACATTACTAATTACTTTAAAGACATCATCATGATATTTTTAGCACGTTACATAGACCATCCAAGAGAAATTCACTATTAACCTTACAAGTGAAAATTAAagggaacaaaaagaaaaagagaaggaagaggAAATACGAGAATACGAGATAATACAACAAACTGGAAAACATCCTAataattagaaatcaatttCTACGCAGGCGAGTCTTCATATTTTGACCTTTGTTCACAAAGTAATTCTTCACCACCCATTCATACTTCCTTGTGTTCATAGCGCATCCAAGAATCACTCCAATTACCAATCCAGTTGCATAACCTATCACCACCACCTTCCAACCAAATTCAAGTGGATATCCCGAGCCTTCATCTTCTTTGGGAGCTGGTAGCGAGTCCTCGCCATTTCCACATTTTTTTGATAAAGGCTTTCCACACAATCCTGGATTCGCATCAAATGAAGTGTTGTCAAATGTATCGAATTGGTTTCCTATTGGTATTGGACCTAATAGAAGATTGTGAGACACATTAAAGACCGCGAGGAAGGTGAGCTGTGCAAGTTGGACAGGAATCTCTCCCGAGAGTTTGTTCTGAGAAAGGTCCAAAGCTTCAAGCCCTTTCAAGTTGGACAAGGATGGAGGGATGCGACCAGTGAGAAAGTTGTTAGAGAGATTGAGCGAATACAGTTCTTTGAGATCTCCAAGGGCATCTGGAATTCCTCCTTCAAAACGATTTCTTGAAAGATCAATAGCTGTGAGAAATTCTTGGATCTTCTCATATTTTGTCACCACACCTTTATTGGTCATTGTCATTGAGTAGTCAAATTCATATGCCATTACATACCTTGGTAATTGAAAACTTGCGTCTACTTGCATGTACAACGGGTGTTCTTTATAGATAGTTTTCATGGCAGTCCAATTTCGAAAGTATTCAAGTGGCAACTTACCCAAAAAACAATTACCGGATAGATCAACAATCTGCAACCTCTGGAATTCAAAGTCAGCTTTAGGTTTCCCAATCACGCCATGGAGCCTATTGGATCTCAAAATCAGAACCCTCAACTCTGCCAAAATACCCAACCATGAAGGGAAGACATcatttatcttgttttgttCGATATTGAGAATCTCTAGCTTGGGACAATTGGCTAATGATTTTGGTATCTTCCCTTCCAATTGGTTTTGACTGAAATCGATTGCCCTCAATGCGCAGTCACTTGAGAAAGCTTCAGGAATGTCACCGCTGAAGCTGTTGTTGTGTAGATCGGGTACTGAAGCAGAGTTACTTATGTTTCCTAAACATTGCGGAAGCTTGCCACTCAAATTGTTGTTAGACAATTGGAGGATAACAAGAGATGTCAGATTGCAGATTGCTGGTGGAATTTCTCCATTTAAACGGTTGTCTGAGACTATATAGATAATGGTGGAATGTGGTGGAATTGGAAGGGCTCCATCAAGCTTGTTGAAAGAAAGTCTCAGATATCGTAGATTATTCCATGGAAGAATATCAACGGATTGCTCAAAACCTGTTAGTAGGTTGCCTCTGAGATCTAAACTCCAAAGAGTTTCGGTGCCCAAGTTCATAAACCATGTTGGTATGTGTCCCTCAATTTTGTTTCCACCGAGTTCTACAAACTCCAAGTGATTTTGACCATGTAAGAAACTTGGAAACTCGCCTGATAAATTGCATCCactcaaacttaaaatttgaatttttggcaGAGCAGCACTATCATTGTGGTTACCAATCACAGACAAATTATTGTCAGATAATTGGAAGGAAACAAGGCTTCTTGACTTAAGAAGGCCAAATTCTACAGTGCCACTGAATAAATTTTTTCCTAGGTGAAGGGTTTCAAGATTGGGAAGCCTAAAAATAGAATCTGAAATTGGACCGTGCAGTTTGTTGTCTCCAAGGCCCAGTAAGATTAATTGGGTTTGGTTTCCTATCCAAGATGGAAGTTGACCAGTTAATTCATTCAAATTAAGGTTTAACTGGGTGAGCTGAGTCAAGTTTCCAAGACAGGATGGAATCTCACCGTATGAATTGGTTCCAGCCAAGCCTACATGATTGAGTTTGGTTAGATTACCGAGCCAATGCAAGGTTCCAGATGTTAAATTGTTGTAAGAAGGGACAGGTAAGTAAGTTGAAAAAGGTTGACCAAAGGAGGGATTTTCCCAGAGAAAAAGTTATAAGAAAGGTCTAGATAGTTCAGTTTTGTAAGATTACCAAGTGAAGATGGTATCACCCCTGAAAAGACAGACATTGAGAGATTTAGATAAACCAGCCTTGAGAGATTTCGAATCTCAGAAGGGATTTCAGAGTTGTTGAAGTCGTTGTCAGCAAGATTCAGCCTTCTGAGCTGAACAAGGTGGAAGAGGCTGCTATTGGAGTCGATGGAGCCATAAAGAAAGCTGCTACTGAGGTCAAGGCCGATCACATGACCAGAGTCCCCTTCGCATTTAACACCATCCCATGAGCAGCAATTATCTCTTTCTCCATGAACTTTCCATGATGCAACCTTAGGATAGGCAAAAGGATCAGAAGAAGCGGACTCATTAATGACAAGGCTTTCCTTGAGCTGCAACAAGGCATGACTCTCATCATCATGGCATAGAGGCTGCATGGAAGGAGAAGAATAACAAGTTCTAAGATGAAACAAAGACAGCAAAAAGAGCAAAAGCATCCGCATGGTTAAGAAACACACAGGTGATGCCATGTTGTTTTAGTAAAGAAActcttatcttttttaataaacaaataagagaaataaagcagtttatatagataaaaaatattcactctggtagaaaagtaaaaaaagtaTTGTATTCttcattgatttgattgaaaacaatggagatttttcactaattactTCTATTGGATCGAGCCATCAAtcgattatatatattaagtagcTATTAATTTTTCCTCTATTTGATGGCATAACCGTTTGACTTTAACCAATTAACGAATAAAgggatttttaaggaaaaattatCTCCtcgatgatataaaaaataatatgaataaaagtgtttttaataaaaatgaaaagaaaagctctcaaaatattatttttttcaataaaaatacaaaagtaaaaggcttttagttttcatttcaaatacttttatatcatttttgctaaaaataactttttttttgttttttttagttttgaagtttctcaaaacaatgtttaaaaaaaattaatgagtaaTATAGGctttcatttttatcaaaacctatttttcctttttattgaaaatatttttaaaagttttcaaaaaaaaatgaaaatatgaacaaaaacttaaaagggtaaaaggttttttatttttctcttaaattagTACTATATATTATTATCGATACTCTTATCAAAAGTATTTTACCATAAATTTGTCTTTTTAATGagtaaaagtaatttttttaaaatttcggAATAATTAATGTATGGACTTCCTTTTCTTAATGAGTCGATGCaagagtttatttaaaaaaataaatattttccttcatgttttttagttcttgatcagtataaaaattttatttagataaaataaattttttatt
This genomic window contains:
- the LOC118056136 gene encoding LOW QUALITY PROTEIN: receptor like protein 26-like (The sequence of the model RefSeq protein was modified relative to this genomic sequence to represent the inferred CDS: inserted 1 base in 1 codon) yields the protein MASPVCFLTMRMLLLFLLSLFHLRTCYSSPSMQPLCHDDESHALLQLKESLVINESASSDPFAYPKVASWKVHGERDNCCSWDGVKCEGDSGHVIGLDLSSSFLYGSIDSNSSLFHLVQLRRLNLADNDFNNSEIPSEIRNLSRLVYLNLSMSVFSGVIPSSLGNLTKLNYLDLSYNFFSGKIPPLVNLFQLTYLSXSYNNLTSGTLHWLGNLTKLNHVGLAGTNSYGEIPSCLGNLTQLTQLNLNLNELTGQLPSWIGNQTQLILLGLGDNKLHGPISDSIFRLPNLETLHLGKNLFSGTVEFGLLKSRSLVSFQLSDNNLSVIGNHNDSAALPKIQILSLSGCNLSGEFPSFLHGQNHLEFVELGGNKIEGHIPTWFMNLGTETLWSLDLRGNLLTGFEQSVDILPWNNLRYLRLSFNKLDGALPIPPHSTIIYIVSDNRLNGEIPPAICNLTSLVILQLSNNNLSGKLPQCLGNISNSASVPDLHNNSFSGDIPEAFSSDCALRAIDFSQNQLEGKIPKSLANCPKLEILNIEQNKINDVFPSWLGILAELRVLILRSNRLHGVIGKPKADFEFQRLQIVDLSGNCFLGKLPLEYFRNWTAMKTIYKEHPLYMQVDASFQLPRYVMAYEFDYSMTMTNKGVVTKYEKIQEFLTAIDLSRNRFEGGIPDALGDLKELYSLNLSNNFLTGRIPPSLSNLKGLEALDLSQNKLSGEIPVQLAQLTFLAVFNVSHNLLLGPIPIGNQFDTFDNTSFDANPGLCGKPLSKKCGNGEDSLPAPKEDEGSGYPLEFGWKVVVIGYATGLVIGVILGCAMNTRKYEWVVKNYFVNKGQNMKTRLRRN